Proteins from one Phocoena sinus isolate mPhoSin1 chromosome 8, mPhoSin1.pri, whole genome shotgun sequence genomic window:
- the RCOR2 gene encoding REST corepressor 2 isoform X2, with protein sequence MPSVMEKPSAGSGILSRSRAKTAPNGGQPHSEDDSSEEEHSHDSMIRVGTNYQAVIPECKPESPARYSNKELKGMLVWSPNHCVSDAKLDKYIAMAKEKHGYNIEQALGMLLWHKHDVEKSLADLANFTPFPDEWTVEDKVLFEQAFGFHGKCFQRIQQMLPDKLIPSLVKYYYSWKKTRSRTSVMDRQARRLGGRKDKEDSDELEEGRGAVSEGEPDAGDPKREPLPSRPLNARPGPGKKEAQGSQYRHHPLRTRRRPPKGMYLSPEGLTAVSGSPDLANLTLRGLDSQLISLKRQVQSMKQTNSSLRQALEGGIDPLRPPEANTKFNSRWTTDEQLLAVQGPDYICVDIRTPIGAPCAAPSSASHLAVPAAATAEATFAHGSHPAPPATPTPAGPLPPAPAGPQPAPTTSYPPCPGCLPPRCPPRPSACTHPGWSPPGASSTLALSPEVLRQPEASEPLCRMSSGTSSFTDDRRD encoded by the exons ATGCCCTCGGTGATGGAGAAGCCGAGCGCGGGCTCCGGGATCCTGTCCCGCAGCCGGGCCAAGACGGCGCCCAACGGCGGACAACCCCACTCGGAGGATGACAGCAGCGAGGAGGAGCACTCGCACG ACAGCATGATCCGCGTTGGAACCAATTACCAGGCCGTAATTCCGGAGTGCAAGCCTG AGAGCCCCGCACGCTACAGTAACAAGGAGCTGAAGGGGATGTTGGTGTGGTCGCCCAACCACTGTGTGTCAGATGCCAAGC TTGACAAGTACATTGCGATGGCCAAGGAGAAGCATGGTTACAACATCGAGCAG gcactgggcaTGCTCCTGTGGCATAAGCACGACGTAGAGAAGTCGCTGGCTGACCTGGCCAACTTCACCCCGTTTCCGGACGAGTGGACGGTAGAGGACAAGGTGCTGTTTGAACAGGCCTTCGGCTTCCACGGCAAATGTTTCCAGCGGATCCAGCAGATG CTGCCTGACAAGCTGATACCCAGCCTGGTGAAGTATTACTACTCTTGGAAGAAGACCCGCAGCCGGACCAGTGTGATGGACAGACAGGCTCGGCGGCTGGGGGGCCGAAAGGACAAAGAAGACAG TGATGAGCTTGAAGAGGGACGAGGAGCCGTGAGTGAGGGGGAGCCGGACGCTGGAGACCCCAAGAGAGAG cctctgccctCTCGGCCCCTGAATGCCCGCCCAGGTCCAGGAAAGAAGGAGGCCCAGGGGTCTCAGTACCGCCACCATCCGCTGCGAACTCGGCGGCGCCCTCCCAAGGGCATGTACCTGAGCCCCGAGGGCCTCACTGCCGTGTCAGGGAGCCCGGACCTTGCCAACCTCACACTTCGAGGCCTCGACTCCCAGCTCATCTCCCTCAAGCGCCAG GTGCAAAGCATGAAACAGACCAACAGCAGCCTCCGCCAAGCCCTGGAGGGGGGCATCGATCCGCTCCGCCCCCCTGAG GCCAACACCAAGTTCAACTCCCGCTGGACCACGGATGAGCAGCTTTTGGCAGTACAAG GTCCAGATTACATCTGTGTCGACATCAGGACCCCGATCGGGGCCCCCTGCGCCGCCCCCTCCTCCGCCTCCCACCTCGCTGTCCCAGCCGCCGCCACTGCTGAGGCCACCTTTGCCCACGGCTCCCACCCTGCTCCGCCAGCCACCCCCACTCCAGCAGGGCCGCTTCCTCCAGCCCCGGCTGGCCCCCAACCAGCCCCCACCACCTCTTATCCGCCCTGCCCTGGCTGCCTCCCGCCACGGTGCCCGCCCCGGCCCTCAGCCTGCACCCACCCTGGCTGGAGCCCCCCTGGAGCCTCCAGCACCCTCGCTCTGAGCCCCGAGGTCCTCCGCCAACCGGAGGCTTCAGAACCCCTTTGCCGGATGTCCTCGGGGACCTCCAGCTTCACTGATGACAGAAGAGACTAG
- the RCOR2 gene encoding REST corepressor 2 isoform X1, with protein MPSVMEKPSAGSGILSRSRAKTAPNGGQPHSEDDSSEEEHSHDSMIRVGTNYQAVIPECKPESPARYSNKELKGMLVWSPNHCVSDAKLDKYIAMAKEKHGYNIEQALGMLLWHKHDVEKSLADLANFTPFPDEWTVEDKVLFEQAFGFHGKCFQRIQQMLPDKLIPSLVKYYYSWKKTRSRTSVMDRQARRLGGRKDKEDSDELEEGRGAVSEGEPDAGDPKREPLPSRPLNARPGPGKKEAQGSQYRHHPLRTRRRPPKGMYLSPEGLTAVSGSPDLANLTLRGLDSQLISLKRQVQSMKQTNSSLRQALEGGIDPLRPPEANTKFNSRWTTDEQLLAVQAIRRYGKDFGAIAEVIGNKTLTQVKTFFVSYRRRFNLEEVLQEWEAEQDGAPGAPPVPMEEARRGAPLPAPALEEDDEVQITSVSTSGPRSGPPAPPPPPPPTSLSQPPPLLRPPLPTAPTLLRQPPPLQQGRFLQPRLAPNQPPPPLIRPALAASRHGARPGPQPAPTLAGAPLEPPAPSL; from the exons ATGCCCTCGGTGATGGAGAAGCCGAGCGCGGGCTCCGGGATCCTGTCCCGCAGCCGGGCCAAGACGGCGCCCAACGGCGGACAACCCCACTCGGAGGATGACAGCAGCGAGGAGGAGCACTCGCACG ACAGCATGATCCGCGTTGGAACCAATTACCAGGCCGTAATTCCGGAGTGCAAGCCTG AGAGCCCCGCACGCTACAGTAACAAGGAGCTGAAGGGGATGTTGGTGTGGTCGCCCAACCACTGTGTGTCAGATGCCAAGC TTGACAAGTACATTGCGATGGCCAAGGAGAAGCATGGTTACAACATCGAGCAG gcactgggcaTGCTCCTGTGGCATAAGCACGACGTAGAGAAGTCGCTGGCTGACCTGGCCAACTTCACCCCGTTTCCGGACGAGTGGACGGTAGAGGACAAGGTGCTGTTTGAACAGGCCTTCGGCTTCCACGGCAAATGTTTCCAGCGGATCCAGCAGATG CTGCCTGACAAGCTGATACCCAGCCTGGTGAAGTATTACTACTCTTGGAAGAAGACCCGCAGCCGGACCAGTGTGATGGACAGACAGGCTCGGCGGCTGGGGGGCCGAAAGGACAAAGAAGACAG TGATGAGCTTGAAGAGGGACGAGGAGCCGTGAGTGAGGGGGAGCCGGACGCTGGAGACCCCAAGAGAGAG cctctgccctCTCGGCCCCTGAATGCCCGCCCAGGTCCAGGAAAGAAGGAGGCCCAGGGGTCTCAGTACCGCCACCATCCGCTGCGAACTCGGCGGCGCCCTCCCAAGGGCATGTACCTGAGCCCCGAGGGCCTCACTGCCGTGTCAGGGAGCCCGGACCTTGCCAACCTCACACTTCGAGGCCTCGACTCCCAGCTCATCTCCCTCAAGCGCCAG GTGCAAAGCATGAAACAGACCAACAGCAGCCTCCGCCAAGCCCTGGAGGGGGGCATCGATCCGCTCCGCCCCCCTGAG GCCAACACCAAGTTCAACTCCCGCTGGACCACGGATGAGCAGCTTTTGGCAGTACAAG CCATCCGTAGGTATGGCAAAGACTTTGGGGCTATTGCAGAGGTGATTGGCAATAAGACTCTGACCCAGGTGAAGACCTTCTTTGTGAGCTACCGGCGCCGCTTCAATCTGGAAGAGGTGCTGCAGGAATGGGAGGCCGAGCAGGATGGGGCCCCTGGAGCCCCCCCGGTCCCCATGGAGGAGGCTAGGAGAGGGGCTCCCTtgccagccccagccctggaggaAGACGATGAg GTCCAGATTACATCTGTGTCGACATCAGGACCCCGATCGGGGCCCCCTGCGCCGCCCCCTCCTCCGCCTCCCACCTCGCTGTCCCAGCCGCCGCCACTGCTGAGGCCACCTTTGCCCACGGCTCCCACCCTGCTCCGCCAGCCACCCCCACTCCAGCAGGGCCGCTTCCTCCAGCCCCGGCTGGCCCCCAACCAGCCCCCACCACCTCTTATCCGCCCTGCCCTGGCTGCCTCCCGCCACGGTGCCCGCCCCGGCCCTCAGCCTGCACCCACCCTGGCTGGAGCCCCCCTGGAGCCTCCAGCACCCTCGCTCTGA